GATGAATGAAATGTTTCAGGACCGGGTTCCACCTCAGAATATCGAGGCTGAACAAGCGGTATTAGGGGCCATTTTCCTGGAGCCCAGTGCATTGACGACCACATCGGAAATATTGATTCCAGAGGATTTCTATCGTCATTCTCATCAAAGAATATACAATGTCATGCTGAATCTGGGGGATGGCGGAAAAGCCGTCGACCTGATAACGGTGACTGAAGAACTGGCAGCAGCGAAAGAGCTCGAGGATGTCGGCGGGGTCGCTTACTTAAGTGAACTGGCCGCTTCCGTTCCTACCGCTGCGAATATTGAATACTACGCAAAGATTGTGGAAGAGAAGTCGTTACTGAGAAGGTTGATCCGTACTGCTACCGATATCGCTTCTGACGGCTATGCCCGTGAGGATGAGGTGGACAGCCTCCTGAGCGAAGCGGAAAAAAACATCATGGAAGTCGCCCAGCGTAAAAACGCCGGAGCTTTCCATAATATTAAAGATGTACTCGTACGGACCTATGACAATATCGAAACCCTCACGAATCGTAAGGGTGACGTGACGGGAATTTCAACAGGATTCGCCGATCTTGACCATATGACGGCCGGATTCCAGCGAAATGACTTGATCATTGTCGGGGCCCGTCCTTCCATGGGTAAGACAGCCTTTGCCCTGAACATTGCTCAAAACGTTGCCGTTAAAGCCAAGGAAAATGTAGCCATCTTCTCACTCGAGATGGGTGCGGAACAGCTCGTCATGCGTATGCTGTGTGCAGAAGGGAACATTAACGCACAGAATCTCCGTACCGGTGATCTGACGGATGAAGACTGGAGAAAGCTGACCATGGCCATGGGGAGCCTCTCGAATGCCGGTATTTATATTGATGATACGCCGGGGATCAAAGTAGGGGAAATCCGTTCCAAATGCCGACGACTCGCACAGGAGCACGGTCTTGGAATGATCCTCATCGACTACCTGCAGCTGATTCAGGGTAGCGGTCGCTCAGGCGAAAACCGTCAGCAGGAGGTTTCTGAAATCTCCCGTTCACTGAAAGGGCTGGCCCGTGAGCTTCAAGTGCCGGTCATCGCCTTATCCCAGCTCTCACGTGGTGTGGAGCAGCGTCAAGATAAGCGCCCGATGATGTCCGATATCCGTGAATCAGGAAGTATCGAGCAGGATGCTGACATCGTAGCCTTCCTATACCGTGAAGATTACTACGACAAAGAAGCGGAAAATAAGAATATCATCGAGATCATCATCGCCAAGCAGCGTAACGGTCCGGTTGGGAACGTGTCTCTGGCGTTCGTGAAGGAATACAATAAATTCGTGAATCTGGAGCGGCGGTTCGATGACGCTCCGGCTTAATAGAAAAAATCCAAGCTTATCAGGCTTGGATTTTTTTGTTGTTATAAGATGGTCGCATGTTGATGGGCATGAAGCCTCGTAAAGATCCCATTTTCATTAGAGAGCAACTCTTCATGAGTCCCATCCTCGGCGATCCCGTTTTCAGTGACGACGAGAATGCGGTCCGCTTTCCGGATCGTTGCCAACCGGTGGGCAATCACCAGGGTGGTCCGGTCTTTTGCGAGTTCATTTAACGCCTCTTGGATGATCGCTTCTGTCTCTGTATCCAGAGCGGAAGTGGCTTCGTCCAGAATCAGGATCCGTGGATTTTTAAGGAACATACGGGCAATGGATAAGCGCTGCTTTTGGCCACCGGAAAGTTTCAGTCCCCTCTCCCCGATCTGGGTTTCATATCCGTCTGGAAGGGATGCGATCAGATCTGTCAAATGCGCTCGTCTCGTCGCTTCCTCAATCTCTTCCTGGGTGGCATCAAGCTTCCCGTAAGCAATATTTTCACGGAGCGTCCCGGTGAATAGGAACACATCCTGCTGTACGATCCCGATCTGGGAACGAAGGGATTCTTTCGTCATCTCACGGATGTCGATCCCATCAATGGTGATGGCTCCTTCTTCTATATCATAGAAGCGGGGGATCAATGAGCATATCGTCGTTTTCCCGGCACCGGAAGGACCGACAAATGCGACGGTCTGTCCTGGTTGGATGGCGAAGGATAAATCATTCAGAATGGGCCGGTCAGGTTCATATCCAAACGTCACATCGTTAAAGGCAATATCCCCTTTCAGCGTGGACACTTCAACAGCATGGGGGCGATCCTCGATATCCGGCTCCATATCCATCAGCTCTGTGAACCGCTTAAAGCCTGCCATTCCCTTCGGATACAGTTCCAATAGGGCCGAAATCTTGTCGATCGGTTTAAAAAGAACGTTGATATAAAGGATGAAGGCGACAAGCTCCCCATAGGAGAGAGCTCCTGAAAAACTCAGCCAGGCTCCGTAAACTAAAATAATTAACGTCATCAACCGTGTGGTAATATAAATCCCGGATAAATTCACGCTCATTACGTTATAAGCCTTCAGTTTCGACTTCCGGAAAAATTGATTATTCTCGTTAAA
The DNA window shown above is from Rossellomorea vietnamensis and carries:
- the dnaB gene encoding replicative DNA helicase; translation: MNEMFQDRVPPQNIEAEQAVLGAIFLEPSALTTTSEILIPEDFYRHSHQRIYNVMLNLGDGGKAVDLITVTEELAAAKELEDVGGVAYLSELAASVPTAANIEYYAKIVEEKSLLRRLIRTATDIASDGYAREDEVDSLLSEAEKNIMEVAQRKNAGAFHNIKDVLVRTYDNIETLTNRKGDVTGISTGFADLDHMTAGFQRNDLIIVGARPSMGKTAFALNIAQNVAVKAKENVAIFSLEMGAEQLVMRMLCAEGNINAQNLRTGDLTDEDWRKLTMAMGSLSNAGIYIDDTPGIKVGEIRSKCRRLAQEHGLGMILIDYLQLIQGSGRSGENRQQEVSEISRSLKGLARELQVPVIALSQLSRGVEQRQDKRPMMSDIRESGSIEQDADIVAFLYREDYYDKEAENKNIIEIIIAKQRNGPVGNVSLAFVKEYNKFVNLERRFDDAPA
- a CDS encoding ABC transporter ATP-binding protein, translating into MIRRFFSYYRPHRRLFYIDFVCAVLVGLLELGFPLAVSWFIDSLLPEGNWSTILAVSAGLLVLYLLSSSMQFVVNYWGHKLGINIETDMRRELFHHVQRQSFRFFDNTKTGHIMSRVTNDLMDIGELAHHGPEDLFIAVMTFIGAFWIMLSINMELALVAIIIVPFLVWLISYSNIKMNAAWTKMYGNIADVNSRVEDSVSGARVVQSFTNESYEMERFNENNQFFRKSKLKAYNVMSVNLSGIYITTRLMTLIILVYGAWLSFSGALSYGELVAFILYINVLFKPIDKISALLELYPKGMAGFKRFTELMDMEPDIEDRPHAVEVSTLKGDIAFNDVTFGYEPDRPILNDLSFAIQPGQTVAFVGPSGAGKTTICSLIPRFYDIEEGAITIDGIDIREMTKESLRSQIGIVQQDVFLFTGTLRENIAYGKLDATQEEIEEATRRAHLTDLIASLPDGYETQIGERGLKLSGGQKQRLSIARMFLKNPRILILDEATSALDTETEAIIQEALNELAKDRTTLVIAHRLATIRKADRILVVTENGIAEDGTHEELLSNENGIFTRLHAHQHATIL